One part of the Phacochoerus africanus isolate WHEZ1 chromosome 7, ROS_Pafr_v1, whole genome shotgun sequence genome encodes these proteins:
- the LOC125131831 gene encoding olfactory receptor 10AD1-like, which translates to MDIRNESTVTEFILVGFEQSSPSTRALLFALFLALYSLAMAMNGLIIFITWTDPRLNSPMYFFLGHLSFLDVCFITTTIPQMLIHLVVKNHSVSFVACMTQMYLVFFVGVAECILLAFMAYDRYVAICHPLNYAQIMSWQVCVRLVSTAWFFGLINGILLDYMTFRGPFCKDNHVENFFCEAPIVITLSCGDPQFSLKMIFADAIVVLLSPMVLIVISYARILTSILGRASSSGRGKTFSTCASHLTVVIFFYTSAMFSYMNPRSTHGPDKDKPFSLLYTIITPMCNPIIYSFRNKEMKGAMVRALGRSSLAQARSV; encoded by the coding sequence ATGGACATAAGGAATGAGAGCACAGTGACAGAGTTTATCCTCGTGGGCTTTGAGCAGAGCTCTCCTTCTACACGGGCTTTGCTCTTTGCCCTCTTCCTAGCCCTCTACAGCCTCGCCATGGCCATGAATGGCCTCATCATCTTCATCACCTGGACAGACCCCAGGCTCAACagccccatgtacttcttccttggCCACCTGTCCTTCCTGGATGTCTgcttcatcaccaccaccatcccacAGATGCTGATCCACCTGGTGGTCAAGAACCACAGTGTCTCCTTTGTCGCTTGCATGACTCAGATGTACCTGGTCTTCTTTGTGGGTGTGGCTGAGTGCATCCTCTTGGCTTTCATGGCCTATGACCGTTATGTTGCAATCTGCCACCCACTTAACTATGCCCAAATCATGAGCTGGCAGGTCTGTGTGAGGCTGGTCAGTACTGCCTGGTTCTTTGGGTTGATCAATGGGATCCTGCTTGATTACATGACATTTCGTGGTCCATTCTGCAAAGACAACCACGTAGAAAACTTCTTCTGTGAAGCCCCCATAGTGATCACCCTCTCTTGTGGAGACCCCCAGTTTAGTCTGAAAATGATCTTTGCCGATGCCATCGTGGTGCTGCTCAGCCCCATGGTGCTCATCGTCATCTCCTATGCTCGCATCCTGACCTCCATCCTGGGCAGAGCCTCCTCCTCTGGTCGGGGGAAGACCTTCTCTACTTGTGCCTCCCATCTGACTGTGGTCATCTTTTTCTACACTTCGGCCATGTTCTCTTACATGAACCCCCGTAGCACCCATGGTCCTGACAAAGACaagcctttctctctcctctacaCCATCATCACCCCCATGTGCAACCCCATCATCTACAGTTTTcgaaacaaagaaatgaaggggGCTATGGTGAGGGCCCTTGGGAGGAGCAGCCTGGCCCAGGCACGGTCTGTCTAG